A portion of the Gemmatimonas sp. genome contains these proteins:
- a CDS encoding cation:dicarboxylase symporter family transporter, whose amino-acid sequence MKEGTRVLASLVLAILLGALIASTGNPRALQAADALVPVGELWVTAIRMTVIPLLVALIVTGVASASDVRDIGRMGASALGVFLALLIGAAALVIPTVPLLFSFMPTGARPALPPGAAEAASEVARSGQTPTFASWLTSLLPANPISAAANGAMVPFILFVLLFAIAVARSSTETRTTLVAFFRALGEAMMTLVRGVIWLAPIGVFAMVLPITAHAGGSMAGAIGFYIAAYTLVTLLVIALLYPVVALVGGIPMGRFAKAALPAQLIAFSSSSSLAALPALVEAAEDALALPKNVTGFMLPLGAAMFKLAAPTTWTAGAMFIAWFYNVPIHAPELFTIALASVFLGFASPGIPRGGFIMLTPLLLAVGLPVEGVGILIAVDAIPDTIATVLNVTGNLVATVLVARRSRTWLVQ is encoded by the coding sequence ATGAAAGAAGGCACCCGCGTGCTCGCCTCCCTCGTTCTGGCCATCCTGCTCGGGGCGCTGATCGCCTCGACCGGCAATCCGCGGGCGTTACAGGCGGCCGACGCGCTCGTTCCCGTTGGTGAGCTGTGGGTGACGGCGATCCGCATGACGGTCATCCCGTTGTTGGTCGCCCTGATCGTGACCGGCGTGGCGTCGGCCTCCGACGTCCGCGATATCGGACGCATGGGCGCCAGTGCGCTCGGCGTCTTTCTCGCCTTGCTGATCGGTGCGGCCGCCTTGGTCATTCCCACGGTGCCGCTGCTCTTCTCCTTCATGCCCACCGGCGCGCGTCCGGCCCTGCCCCCCGGCGCCGCAGAGGCGGCGAGCGAAGTCGCACGCAGCGGGCAGACGCCCACGTTCGCGTCATGGCTGACCTCCCTGCTGCCCGCCAACCCGATTAGCGCGGCGGCCAACGGCGCGATGGTGCCGTTCATTCTGTTCGTGCTGCTGTTTGCGATCGCGGTCGCCCGCAGCTCGACCGAGACGCGCACCACGTTGGTCGCATTCTTTCGCGCCCTCGGCGAGGCCATGATGACACTGGTGCGGGGCGTGATCTGGCTGGCCCCGATCGGCGTGTTCGCCATGGTGTTGCCTATCACGGCGCACGCCGGCGGGTCGATGGCGGGTGCCATCGGGTTCTACATCGCGGCCTACACGCTCGTCACGCTGCTGGTAATCGCGCTGCTCTATCCCGTCGTCGCCCTCGTCGGCGGAATTCCTATGGGGCGATTTGCCAAAGCCGCGCTTCCGGCGCAGCTGATTGCCTTCAGCTCGAGCTCCTCGCTCGCTGCACTCCCGGCCCTCGTGGAGGCGGCCGAAGACGCGCTCGCGCTGCCCAAGAACGTAACCGGATTCATGCTCCCGCTCGGCGCCGCCATGTTCAAGCTGGCCGCACCGACCACCTGGACCGCCGGCGCGATGTTCATTGCCTGGTTCTACAACGTGCCGATACACGCGCCGGAATTGTTCACGATCGCGTTGGCCTCGGTCTTTCTCGGGTTCGCGTCACCCGGGATTCCACGCGGCGGGTTCATCATGCTCACCCCGCTGTTGCTCGCCGTCGGACTGCCCGTCGAGGGCGTCGGCATTCTGATCGCCGTCGACGCCATTCCCGACACGATCGCGACGGTGCTGAATGTGACGGGCAATCTGGTCGCTACCGTGCTGGTGGCGCGTCGATCGCGCACGTGGCTGGTGCAATGA
- a CDS encoding DUF1080 domain-containing protein, with translation MTRRLLSLAALVMFTGCAASVKPSTATAPATAAANTLSDAEKKAGWTLLFDGTSLAAWRGYQQADLPPEWMAVNGTMTKVKTTNDIVTREQYGDFELTLDWKLPLRGNSGIFYRATEKETKVYWSAPEYQLAEDSLTPDSRNIMTSVAAVYGFYPSKRGVVHRAGEWNTTRIVAKGPHVEHWLNGQLIAQYEMWSPEWMLKLRGDPNDPTKKPLKFAPFADWGLAKKGFLAIQGDHNGELSMRNIKIRELK, from the coding sequence ATGACCCGTCGTCTCCTGTCCCTTGCCGCCCTCGTGATGTTCACGGGCTGCGCGGCGTCCGTGAAACCTTCGACGGCGACTGCGCCGGCCACGGCGGCCGCGAACACGCTCTCCGACGCCGAGAAAAAGGCCGGGTGGACGCTGCTTTTCGACGGTACATCGCTCGCCGCCTGGCGCGGATACCAGCAGGCCGACTTGCCGCCCGAATGGATGGCCGTGAACGGCACGATGACCAAGGTGAAAACCACCAATGACATCGTCACGCGCGAGCAGTACGGAGACTTCGAACTTACGCTCGACTGGAAGCTCCCGCTGCGCGGTAACTCGGGCATCTTTTATCGCGCCACCGAGAAGGAAACCAAGGTGTACTGGAGCGCGCCGGAGTATCAGCTGGCCGAAGACTCGCTCACGCCCGATAGCCGAAACATCATGACGTCCGTGGCCGCGGTGTACGGCTTTTATCCGTCGAAGCGCGGTGTGGTACATCGCGCTGGCGAGTGGAATACCACGCGTATCGTCGCGAAAGGCCCGCACGTCGAACACTGGCTCAACGGCCAGCTCATCGCGCAGTACGAAATGTGGTCGCCGGAATGGATGCTCAAACTGCGGGGCGATCCGAACGACCCCACCAAGAAGCCGCTCAAGTTTGCCCCGTTCGCCGACTGGGGCCTGGCGAAGAAGGGCTTTCTCGCCATTCAAGGCGATCACAACGGTGAGCTCTCCATGCGGAACATCAAGATCCGCGAGTTGAAGTAG
- a CDS encoding ATP-binding protein: MAINLKAVLRHASTLQRATTLSELVALTWSAVRSETRYRTAWLALVEPADPAHFRVVQVEGSMQELVLERCPKVAIAGDAMLHELIEGKAPVLVLEAAADPRTNKAMVAALGNRTILNVPMVLGPVVVGALGVGTFGDEGVLAPTDDEVEALVILATQLAGAITRMSLLDAQRQDAERRQRLERHLESLQRVELMGVLAAGVAHDLNNYLTVAQANLGLLELSSTDTDQGLVDAAMQATQRASDVVRQLLSLGRAQSRNRERVDLQARVAGTVRLVRSSMPANVTLTRELGGAPPVIGDPVQIEQALANLLINAREAVGNAGAITIGVHERVLNEEFVRAQSWARTGRFACVSVSDTGAGIPADVLPSIYDPLFSTKTIGTGLGLAVVSRVVQQHAGLIHCESTLGHGTRFELYFPVDATA, from the coding sequence GTGGCCATCAATCTCAAGGCAGTGTTGCGTCACGCGAGCACGCTCCAGCGCGCCACGACGCTGAGTGAGTTGGTGGCGCTGACGTGGAGCGCGGTCAGGAGCGAGACGCGATATCGAACCGCGTGGCTGGCGCTGGTCGAGCCGGCGGATCCGGCGCACTTCCGCGTCGTGCAGGTGGAAGGCAGCATGCAGGAACTGGTGTTGGAGCGGTGCCCGAAAGTCGCAATCGCCGGTGACGCGATGTTGCACGAACTCATCGAGGGCAAGGCGCCCGTGCTGGTCCTCGAGGCCGCGGCTGATCCGCGCACCAACAAGGCCATGGTCGCCGCGCTTGGCAATCGCACCATCCTGAACGTGCCGATGGTGCTCGGTCCGGTGGTGGTTGGCGCCCTGGGCGTGGGCACCTTCGGCGACGAGGGTGTGCTGGCACCCACCGACGATGAAGTGGAAGCCCTTGTGATTCTCGCGACGCAACTCGCCGGCGCCATCACGCGGATGTCGCTCCTCGATGCGCAACGACAGGATGCCGAGCGTCGTCAGCGCTTGGAGCGGCACCTGGAATCACTGCAGCGTGTGGAATTGATGGGCGTGTTGGCCGCGGGCGTCGCGCACGATCTGAACAACTACCTCACGGTGGCGCAGGCCAATCTCGGATTGCTGGAGCTGTCGTCGACCGACACCGACCAAGGCCTCGTCGACGCGGCGATGCAGGCCACGCAACGTGCCAGCGATGTCGTGCGGCAGTTGCTGTCGCTGGGACGGGCCCAGTCCCGGAATCGCGAGCGCGTAGATCTGCAGGCGCGCGTTGCCGGCACCGTGCGTCTCGTACGCTCGTCGATGCCCGCCAACGTGACACTGACGCGCGAACTCGGTGGCGCTCCTCCGGTAATCGGCGACCCCGTGCAGATCGAGCAAGCCTTGGCGAACTTGCTGATCAACGCGCGCGAGGCGGTGGGCAACGCCGGCGCGATCACTATCGGCGTGCACGAGCGCGTACTGAACGAGGAGTTCGTACGGGCGCAGTCGTGGGCGCGGACCGGTCGGTTCGCGTGTGTCTCTGTGAGCGACACCGGCGCTGGCATTCCGGCGGACGTCCTGCCAAGCATCTATGATCCGCTGTTCTCGACCAAGACCATCGGCACCGGGCTCGGCCTCGCCGTCGTGTCACGCGTCGTCCAACAGCATGCCGGACTGATTCACTGCGAGTCGACACTGGGGCATGGCACCCGGTTCGAGCTGTACTTCCCGGTGGACGCCACGGCGTAG
- a CDS encoding NTP transferase domain-containing protein, with amino-acid sequence MPRARTLAPLRGLVLTGGASSRMGRDKATIAYHGAPQWQFLADSLRACDAEPYWSCTPSQADDWMLGDHAIHDIVPGHGPASGLHAAFSRDNPVAWLVVGCDYPWIDAQDLQRLVDARADNIEAIGYLNPDTQEIEPMIALWEPAAQQRFLQAFDRGEDSARHILRSCALRLLDPRTRTAMTNRNVDDTGPVDD; translated from the coding sequence ATGCCGCGAGCTCGCACGTTGGCGCCGCTACGTGGACTGGTCCTGACGGGAGGGGCGAGTTCGCGGATGGGGCGAGACAAAGCGACGATCGCGTATCACGGCGCGCCGCAGTGGCAGTTCCTCGCGGATTCCCTGCGGGCGTGCGACGCCGAACCGTACTGGTCGTGCACACCGTCGCAGGCGGATGACTGGATGCTCGGCGATCATGCCATACACGACATCGTGCCCGGACATGGTCCGGCCAGCGGCCTGCACGCCGCATTCTCTCGAGACAACCCTGTGGCGTGGCTCGTGGTTGGTTGCGACTATCCGTGGATCGATGCGCAGGATCTGCAGCGTCTCGTGGACGCGCGCGCCGACAACATCGAGGCGATCGGCTATCTGAATCCGGATACGCAGGAGATCGAACCGATGATCGCACTGTGGGAGCCCGCCGCGCAGCAGCGATTCCTGCAGGCCTTCGATCGCGGCGAAGACAGCGCTCGCCATATCCTGCGCAGCTGCGCGCTACGGCTGCTCGACCCGCGCACGCGGACAGCCATGACGAATCGGAACGTCGATGACACCGGTCCCGTCGACGATTAG